CCGCGACGGTGGGACCTTGAGCGTCTCGCCCGCCCAGTGGTCGGCGTTCCTGGGGGCGGTCAAAGCCGGCGCGCTCGACAGGTGAGTCACCGGATCCAGTTGGGGAGTGGAAGGCCACCCCCGCCGATCCAGTTGACGGGAGGTGCCCTTCACCTCGACACGACCGGGTTTCAGTCCGCGAGCTTGCGGAGTTCGGGGAGGAGGAGGCGGAGGGCTCGGCCTCGGTGGGAGTCCGCGTCCTTCTCCTCCGGGGTCAGCTCGGCGCTGGTGCGGGTCTCGCCCTCGGGGACGAAGATCGGGTCGTAGCCGAAACCGTTGGTGCCGCGGGCTTCGCGGACCACGGTGCCGCGCCACTCCCCGCGCACCACCGCCTCCCGGCCGTCCGGGTGGACCAGGGCCGCCGCCGAGACGAAGGCCGCGCCGCGGCGCTCGTCGGGGACGTCGGCCAGCTGGCCGAGCAGCAGCTCCAGGTTCGCCTGGTCGTCACCGTGCTTGCCCGCCCACCGGGCCGACAGCACACCCGGCATGCCGTTGAGCGCGTCCACCGCGATGCCCGAGTCGTCGGCGATCGCCGGCAGGCCGGTGGCGCGGGCCGCGTCCGCGGCCTTCGCGAGGGCGTTCTCCTCGAACGTCGCACCGGTCTCCGGGGCTTCCGGGAACTCCGGGACGTCCGCCAGGCCCACCACCTCGACGCCGGTCACACCCTCGGCCTCGAGGATGCGGCGCAGCTCCACCAGCTTCTTCTGGTTGCGGGTGGCCAGCAGGACGCGGCTCACGCCTGCACCCCCGGCAGCTCGCCCGGGTACGGCGCCGCGAGCGCCTCCGCCTGGATGCGGGACAGCTGGGCGCAGCCCTCCAGCGCGAAGTCGATCATCTTGTCCATCGTGGACCGGGTGAAGGTGGCGCCCTCGCCGGTGCCCTGCACCTCCACGAGCGTGCCGTGGTCGGTGGCCACCACGTTCATGTCCACCTCGGCGCGCGAGTCCTCCTCGTAGGGCAGGTCGAGGCGCACCCGGCCGTCCACCACGCCCACGCTCACCGCGGCGATCGAGCAGGACAGCGGCTTGGGGTCGGACAGCTTGCCGGCCGCGCCCAGCCACGTCACCGCGTCCGCCAGCGCCACGTAGGCACCGGTGATCGCGGCGGTGCGGGTGCCGCCGTCCGCCTGGATCACGTCGCAGTCCAGCGCGATGGT
This region of Saccharopolyspora hordei genomic DNA includes:
- the rdgB gene encoding RdgB/HAM1 family non-canonical purine NTP pyrophosphatase, translating into MSRVLLATRNQKKLVELRRILEAEGVTGVEVVGLADVPEFPEAPETGATFEENALAKAADAARATGLPAIADDSGIAVDALNGMPGVLSARWAGKHGDDQANLELLLGQLADVPDERRGAAFVSAAALVHPDGREAVVRGEWRGTVVREARGTNGFGYDPIFVPEGETRTSAELTPEEKDADSHRGRALRLLLPELRKLAD
- the rph gene encoding ribonuclease PH — translated: MARADGRSDDQLREVRITRGYQDWPAGSVLVEFGRTRVLCAASVQEGVPRWRTGSGLGWVTAEYAMLPSSTNTRTPRESVKGRIGGRTHEISRLIGRSLRACIDMSALGENTIALDCDVIQADGGTRTAAITGAYVALADAVTWLGAAGKLSDPKPLSCSIAAVSVGVVDGRVRLDLPYEEDSRAEVDMNVVATDHGTLVEVQGTGEGATFTRSTMDKMIDFALEGCAQLSRIQAEALAAPYPGELPGVQA